One region of Termitidicoccus mucosus genomic DNA includes:
- a CDS encoding PDZ domain-containing protein, whose product MSFLHLFAAAQSPSPSAESPLAVLWRERVRCVVAVEFQTETEIDRRSTIVSGLVLDADGVIAIPGEAASNLTPPSRLVDFRVYRPGQKTSGYSPAEYIGPDGLTGWRYIRVAPGALRDALVPVTVFVKPGAPEPGIGATVWGIGLRNKDEDFAPYFLESKVSSLMTLPRRSLLALDEIAGPNLPVFTADGALAGVGQGGFGESFLMYSRAERGQSVFLVNTDETPVARLASEILPWISRVPQNVFGRPSAWLGLSAVEPVDSELAALLKLDDQSALVVSGVLEGSPAEKGGVQARDIIVGIDGAPLPRLKPDRVVPAWMELQLARRAPGDVMRLSVLRNSGERVELPVTLGDEPRNTAEAERKYFDAPGFAVREFVYSDAVARRVKQSESAGVVASFVKHDSPASIAGLRMEDWIRQIDGAAIATYADAIRKLDEIAADTARTEFVLQTSRNGETAVLRVKLK is encoded by the coding sequence TTGTCCTTTCTCCATCTCTTCGCCGCGGCGCAATCTCCCTCACCTTCCGCCGAGTCCCCGCTGGCCGTGCTTTGGCGCGAGCGCGTGCGCTGCGTCGTCGCGGTGGAGTTCCAGACCGAGACCGAGATAGACCGCCGCTCGACCATCGTTTCCGGCCTCGTGCTCGACGCCGACGGCGTCATCGCCATTCCGGGCGAAGCCGCCAGCAACCTCACGCCGCCCTCGCGCCTCGTCGATTTCCGCGTTTACCGCCCCGGGCAAAAAACCAGCGGGTATTCGCCCGCCGAATACATCGGCCCCGATGGGCTCACCGGCTGGCGCTACATCCGCGTCGCGCCCGGCGCGCTGCGCGACGCGCTTGTCCCCGTGACCGTGTTCGTGAAGCCCGGCGCGCCCGAGCCCGGCATCGGCGCGACTGTCTGGGGCATCGGCCTGCGCAACAAGGACGAGGATTTCGCTCCGTATTTCCTCGAAAGCAAGGTGTCCTCGCTCATGACGCTGCCGCGGCGTTCGCTTCTCGCGCTCGACGAGATCGCCGGTCCCAACCTGCCCGTGTTCACGGCGGACGGCGCGCTCGCCGGGGTGGGGCAGGGCGGTTTCGGCGAGAGTTTTCTCATGTATTCGCGAGCCGAGCGCGGCCAGTCCGTTTTTCTGGTCAACACCGACGAGACCCCCGTCGCCCGCCTCGCCTCGGAAATCCTTCCGTGGATAAGCCGGGTGCCGCAAAACGTCTTCGGGCGCCCCAGCGCATGGCTCGGCCTCTCTGCCGTCGAGCCCGTCGATTCCGAGCTCGCCGCCTTGCTCAAGCTCGACGACCAGTCCGCGCTCGTCGTCAGCGGGGTGCTGGAAGGCAGCCCCGCCGAGAAGGGCGGCGTGCAGGCGCGCGACATCATCGTGGGCATCGACGGCGCACCGCTTCCGCGCCTGAAACCCGACCGCGTCGTGCCCGCCTGGATGGAACTGCAACTCGCCCGCCGCGCTCCCGGGGACGTGATGCGCCTCTCCGTCCTGCGCAACAGCGGCGAACGCGTCGAGCTGCCCGTGACGCTCGGCGACGAGCCGCGCAACACCGCCGAGGCGGAGCGGAAGTATTTCGACGCGCCCGGTTTCGCCGTGCGCGAGTTTGTTTACTCCGACGCCGTGGCGCGCCGGGTGAAACAATCCGAGTCCGCCGGCGTGGTGGCGAGTTTCGTGAAGCACGACAGCCCCGCCTCCATCGCCGGCCTGCGCATGGAGGATTGGATCAGGCAGATCGACGGCGCCGCCATCGCGACCTATGCCGACGCAATCCGGAAACTGGACGAAATCGCCGCCGACACGGCCCGCACCGAGTTTGTCCTCCAAACCAGCCGCAACGGCGAAACCGCCGTTCTTCGCGTGAAATTGAAGTGA
- a CDS encoding acyl carrier protein gives MTKDECKQAVIEIIADIAPDEDLGNLKHDVRLRDQLQLDSMDFLDIVMELRKRHGIEVPESDYMQLASLDSCAEYLTPKFTALGK, from the coding sequence ATGACCAAAGACGAATGCAAACAAGCCGTGATCGAAATCATCGCGGACATCGCCCCTGACGAAGACCTCGGCAATCTGAAGCACGACGTGCGCCTGCGCGACCAGTTGCAACTCGACTCGATGGACTTTCTCGACATCGTGATGGAGCTGCGCAAACGCCACGGCATCGAGGTGCCCGAGAGCGATTACATGCAACTCGCCTCGCTCGACAGTTGCGCCGAATACCTCACGCCGAAATTCACCGCGCTGGGGAAATGA
- a CDS encoding beta-ketoacyl-[acyl-carrier-protein] synthase family protein, protein MTLPRIVITGVGLTAPNGNSLAEFRHNLLHGVAGVEPYDVRYMGRLVAGVCHFDPLKHQRKKEVRVGTRAGSISIYCAREALADSGLNFEAVPKDRVGIYIGCTEHGNVETENEIYALSKFNYDTKYWSHYHNPRTVANNPAGETSLNLGVTGPAYTIGAACAAGNLGLIHAAQMLRLGEVDLALCGGVSESIGTFGIFAAFKSQGALAHHSDPKKASRPFDKARNGIVISEGGCLYTLERLDDALARGAKIYGEIAGYHVNSDASDYVLPNPARQSECVARSIAHAGLAPRDIHIVNTHATATPLGDIQEAQGLAQVFVDCPDTFINNTKSFIGHAMGAAGALELAGNLPSFDDLVVHPTINVDELDPQCALPNLVLNQPVKVKRVDAILNNSFGMLGINSTLIVKRFVA, encoded by the coding sequence ATGACTCTCCCTCGCATCGTCATCACAGGCGTCGGCCTGACCGCCCCCAACGGCAACTCGCTGGCCGAGTTCCGCCACAACCTTTTGCATGGCGTCGCCGGGGTGGAGCCTTACGACGTGCGCTACATGGGCCGCCTCGTCGCGGGCGTCTGCCATTTCGATCCGCTCAAGCATCAGCGCAAAAAAGAAGTGCGCGTGGGCACCCGCGCCGGGTCCATTTCCATTTACTGCGCGCGCGAGGCGCTCGCCGACAGCGGGCTGAACTTCGAGGCCGTGCCGAAGGACCGCGTGGGCATCTACATCGGCTGCACCGAGCACGGCAACGTCGAGACGGAAAACGAAATCTACGCCCTCTCCAAGTTCAACTACGACACCAAATACTGGTCGCACTACCACAACCCCCGCACCGTCGCCAACAACCCCGCCGGCGAGACTTCGCTCAACCTCGGCGTCACCGGCCCGGCCTACACCATCGGCGCGGCCTGCGCCGCGGGCAACCTCGGCCTCATCCACGCCGCGCAAATGCTCCGTCTCGGCGAGGTGGACCTCGCCCTCTGCGGCGGCGTCAGCGAAAGCATCGGCACCTTCGGCATCTTCGCCGCCTTCAAATCCCAGGGCGCGCTCGCCCACCATTCCGACCCGAAAAAAGCCTCGCGCCCCTTCGACAAGGCCCGCAACGGCATCGTCATCTCCGAGGGCGGATGCCTCTACACCCTCGAACGCCTGGACGACGCGCTGGCCCGCGGGGCGAAAATCTACGGCGAGATCGCCGGCTATCACGTCAACAGCGACGCCTCCGACTACGTCCTGCCCAACCCCGCGCGCCAGTCCGAATGCGTCGCCCGCTCCATCGCCCACGCCGGCCTCGCGCCGCGCGACATCCACATCGTCAACACCCACGCCACCGCCACCCCGCTCGGCGACATCCAGGAGGCGCAGGGACTCGCCCAGGTTTTTGTGGACTGCCCCGACACGTTCATCAACAACACCAAGAGCTTCATCGGCCACGCGATGGGCGCCGCCGGCGCGCTCGAACTCGCGGGCAACCTGCCCTCCTTCGACGACCTCGTCGTGCACCCCACGATCAACGTGGACGAACTCGATCCGCAATGCGCGCTCCCGAACCTCGTGCTCAACCAGCCGGTGAAGGTGAAACGCGTTGACGCCATCCTCAACAATTCGTTCGGTATGCTCGGCATCAACTCGACGCTGATCGTGAAGCGATTTGTTGCCTAA
- the galE gene encoding UDP-glucose 4-epimerase GalE has product MNVLVVGGAGYIGSHCVRQLTAAGHRPVVIDNLVFGHRRAVAPDVPFYDVNLGDESAVGKILVDEKIDLVMHFAAYAYVGESVHDPLKYYFNNVVATLGLLRVMLAKGVKKFVFSSTCATYGIPEKMPLVETMPQSPINPYGQTKLDVENALKALALAHGLSFSAFRYFNAAGAAEDGAIGEDHDPETHLIPLAIDAATGKRPPLQVFGIDYPTPDGTCLRDYVHVDDLSRAHIAVFEKLEKPGTALFYNLGTGTPTSVREVINAVGKVTGKKVPYTEGPRRAGDPPALYADSSKAKNELGWKVKFDTIESIVETAWRWHSANPDGFGKRK; this is encoded by the coding sequence ATGAATGTTTTAGTCGTAGGAGGTGCCGGTTATATCGGCAGTCACTGTGTCCGCCAACTCACCGCGGCGGGGCATCGCCCCGTGGTGATTGACAATCTGGTGTTTGGACACCGGCGGGCGGTCGCGCCCGATGTGCCGTTTTATGACGTGAATCTCGGCGACGAGTCCGCCGTCGGCAAGATCCTCGTGGACGAGAAGATCGACCTCGTCATGCACTTCGCCGCCTATGCCTACGTGGGCGAGTCGGTGCACGACCCGCTCAAGTATTACTTTAACAACGTCGTGGCCACGCTCGGCCTGTTGCGCGTGATGCTGGCGAAAGGCGTGAAAAAATTCGTCTTCTCCTCGACCTGCGCCACCTACGGCATCCCGGAAAAAATGCCGCTGGTCGAAACCATGCCGCAGTCGCCCATCAATCCCTATGGACAGACCAAACTCGATGTGGAGAACGCGCTCAAGGCGCTCGCGCTCGCGCACGGGCTGAGTTTTTCCGCCTTTCGCTATTTCAATGCCGCCGGCGCCGCCGAGGACGGCGCCATCGGCGAGGACCACGACCCCGAGACGCATCTCATCCCGCTCGCCATCGACGCCGCGACCGGCAAGCGCCCGCCGTTGCAGGTTTTCGGCATCGACTACCCGACGCCCGACGGCACCTGCCTGCGCGATTACGTGCACGTGGACGACCTCAGCCGCGCGCACATCGCGGTGTTTGAGAAACTCGAAAAACCGGGGACGGCGCTTTTCTACAATCTCGGCACCGGCACGCCGACCTCCGTGCGCGAGGTCATCAACGCGGTCGGGAAAGTGACGGGCAAGAAAGTCCCGTACACCGAAGGCCCGCGTCGCGCCGGCGACCCGCCTGCGCTCTACGCCGATTCGTCGAAGGCGAAGAACGAACTCGGTTGGAAGGTGAAGTTCGACACCATCGAGTCCATCGTCGAAACCGCGTGGAGATGGCACTCGGCCAATCCGGACGGGTTCGGAAAGAGGAAATAG
- a CDS encoding HAD family hydrolase: MQLDIPSEDFAGYIFDLDGTLVDTMPLHYRAWDAAMRHFGMPGKLDEDFFYSLGGIPTPEVATRFSKHYGLALDPDEATHYKEGLFLALMPEVRRIAPVADFAERVARTHPVAIATGGLRQVAIPALAAAHLIDVFKIIITPADVAPGRGKPAPDMFLLAAERMGVPPEKCLVFEDAEPGIRAATAAGMKIVRVPSRGV, translated from the coding sequence ATGCAACTTGACATTCCTTCCGAAGACTTCGCCGGATACATCTTCGATCTCGACGGCACGCTGGTGGACACCATGCCGTTGCACTATCGCGCGTGGGACGCCGCGATGAGGCATTTCGGAATGCCTGGAAAACTCGACGAGGATTTTTTCTATTCGCTCGGCGGCATACCGACTCCGGAGGTCGCGACGCGTTTTTCGAAACACTACGGACTGGCCCTCGACCCGGACGAGGCGACCCACTACAAGGAGGGCCTGTTTCTCGCCTTGATGCCCGAGGTGCGCCGCATCGCGCCGGTCGCCGATTTTGCCGAGCGCGTCGCCAGGACTCATCCGGTCGCCATCGCGACCGGCGGATTGCGCCAGGTCGCGATTCCCGCGCTGGCCGCCGCGCACCTGATTGATGTTTTCAAGATCATCATCACCCCCGCCGATGTCGCGCCCGGACGCGGCAAACCCGCGCCCGACATGTTCCTGCTCGCGGCGGAGCGCATGGGCGTGCCGCCGGAAAAATGCCTCGTGTTCGAGGACGCCGAGCCGGGCATCCGCGCCGCCACCGCCGCCGGGATGAAAATCGTGCGCGTGCCAAGCCGGGGTGTGTGA
- the sppA gene encoding signal peptide peptidase SppA, translated as MKNFFTSLLGSLVALVIFSLGAMLCSFLLIVVIASLGGGGKKKITVEKGSYLVLDMSVNITDAPPHIDRNIIAGALAGGGGAPPVLQLREATRALRSAASDRRIAGVFLHGRFAPADYGTGYAALKEIREALQAVKAAQKPVIAFLDSASVREMYLASLADEIVLDPYGELLMPGLASEPAFFAGAFEKFGVGVQVTRVGKYKSAIEPYTRTDMSPESREQMQKLLGDIWDELRGGVAAARGLTTADVQKIVDTEGLIRPESALDAGLVTRLAYRDEIIDEMKIRTGRAAGENEPFLQIALADYVTTVPVSAGPSPAPVKTGTAKTGGSRVAVVYAEGVIVDGHGAPNEIGGERFAREIRRLRQDEDIAAIVLRVNSPGGSASASEHIQRELRVAAHTKPVIVSMGTYAASGGYWISAYGNRIFAGPGTITGSIGVFGVQFDIQRLSNNLGVTYDSVKTGKFADAITITRPKTEEELAVVQRMVDWIYDEFVGKVADARGIARERVHEIAQGRVWSGAEALRLGLVDEIGGLDDAIAYAAGKAGLKSGYKVTEYPRKKEFAEVLAELFQDIAPNADARTSVTDGAVDQAIARLKAELSAINQFNDPKGIYARLPLELMVR; from the coding sequence ATGAAAAACTTTTTCACCTCGCTGCTCGGTTCGCTGGTCGCCCTCGTCATCTTTTCGCTCGGGGCGATGCTTTGCTCCTTCCTGCTCATCGTGGTCATCGCGTCGCTGGGCGGCGGCGGGAAGAAAAAAATCACGGTCGAAAAAGGCTCCTATCTTGTGCTCGACATGTCGGTCAACATCACCGACGCCCCTCCGCACATCGACAGGAACATCATCGCCGGCGCGCTCGCGGGCGGAGGCGGCGCCCCGCCGGTCCTCCAGCTTCGCGAGGCCACCCGCGCGCTGCGTTCCGCCGCGTCCGACCGCCGCATCGCCGGCGTGTTTCTCCACGGCCGCTTCGCCCCCGCCGACTACGGCACCGGCTATGCCGCGCTGAAGGAAATCCGCGAGGCGCTGCAAGCCGTGAAGGCCGCCCAAAAACCCGTCATCGCCTTCCTCGATTCCGCGTCCGTGCGCGAGATGTATCTCGCCTCGCTGGCCGACGAAATCGTGCTCGACCCCTACGGCGAACTGCTCATGCCCGGCCTCGCCTCCGAACCGGCTTTCTTCGCCGGCGCGTTTGAAAAATTCGGCGTCGGCGTGCAGGTCACGCGCGTCGGCAAATACAAGTCCGCCATCGAGCCGTACACGCGCACCGACATGAGTCCGGAAAGCCGCGAGCAGATGCAAAAGCTCCTCGGCGACATCTGGGACGAGCTTCGCGGCGGGGTCGCCGCCGCGCGCGGTCTTACGACGGCCGACGTGCAAAAAATCGTGGACACCGAAGGACTCATCCGCCCCGAATCCGCGCTCGACGCCGGGCTCGTCACGCGCCTCGCCTATCGCGACGAAATCATCGACGAAATGAAAATCCGCACCGGCCGCGCCGCCGGCGAAAACGAACCTTTCCTGCAAATCGCGCTCGCCGATTACGTCACCACCGTGCCCGTCTCGGCCGGGCCGTCGCCCGCGCCGGTCAAGACCGGCACGGCCAAAACCGGCGGGAGCCGCGTGGCGGTCGTGTATGCCGAGGGCGTCATCGTGGACGGGCACGGCGCGCCCAATGAAATCGGCGGCGAACGCTTCGCGCGCGAAATCCGCCGCCTCCGCCAGGACGAGGACATCGCCGCCATCGTGCTCCGCGTCAACAGCCCCGGCGGCTCCGCGTCCGCCTCCGAGCACATCCAGCGCGAGTTGCGCGTCGCCGCCCACACCAAGCCCGTCATCGTTTCCATGGGCACCTACGCCGCGTCCGGCGGCTATTGGATTTCCGCCTACGGCAACCGCATCTTCGCCGGGCCGGGCACCATCACCGGCTCCATCGGCGTGTTTGGCGTGCAGTTCGACATCCAGAGGCTTTCCAACAACCTCGGCGTCACCTACGACAGCGTGAAAACCGGCAAATTCGCCGACGCCATCACCATCACGCGCCCGAAGACCGAGGAGGAGCTCGCCGTCGTCCAGCGCATGGTGGACTGGATCTACGACGAGTTTGTCGGCAAGGTCGCCGACGCGCGCGGCATCGCCCGCGAGCGCGTCCACGAAATCGCCCAGGGCCGCGTCTGGTCGGGCGCGGAGGCCCTCCGCCTCGGCCTCGTCGACGAAATCGGCGGCCTCGACGACGCCATCGCCTACGCCGCCGGAAAAGCCGGGCTCAAGAGCGGCTACAAGGTGACCGAGTATCCGCGCAAAAAGGAATTCGCCGAAGTGCTGGCCGAATTGTTCCAGGACATCGCGCCCAACGCCGACGCCCGGACCTCGGTCACCGACGGGGCCGTCGACCAAGCGATCGCCCGTCTGAAAGCCGAACTCTCGGCCATCAACCAGTTCAACGATCCCAAGGGCATCTACGCCCGGCTCCCGCTGGAATTGATGGTGCGTTGA
- the rarD gene encoding EamA family transporter RarD, whose translation MNKISPTPASVLPPPAARNSEARRGVLMAGGSFLLWGLLPFYWKQLQAVPATELICHRMVWSLFFLLAVLAAQGTLRGLAAAFASPRLVALNTLASLLLAANWLTYVWGVNHDRIIETSLGYFLSPLCYVALGRVLLRERLRSLQWVAIILATLGVALLLLRLDHAPWIAFLLAGTWSFYGILKKKSALGSLQGLTVETLLLFPFAAAWLLWLAARDGGVFGHAAASLHVLAIGSGLVTAVPLLMFAWGAQRLRFTTIGLLQYLGPTLQFLIGLLVYHEPLGAPQLRAFVFIWAGLLLYTADGFLAGRARQPAPDASF comes from the coding sequence TTGAACAAAATCTCACCCACGCCCGCATCCGTCCTGCCGCCGCCCGCCGCCCGGAATTCCGAGGCCCGCCGCGGCGTGCTCATGGCAGGCGGCAGTTTCCTGCTTTGGGGCTTGCTGCCGTTTTATTGGAAACAGTTGCAGGCGGTGCCCGCCACCGAGCTCATCTGCCACCGCATGGTGTGGTCGTTGTTTTTTCTGCTCGCGGTGCTGGCCGCCCAGGGGACGCTGCGCGGGCTGGCCGCGGCCTTCGCCTCGCCGCGTCTCGTCGCGCTCAACACCCTCGCCAGCCTGCTCCTCGCGGCCAACTGGCTCACCTACGTGTGGGGCGTGAACCATGACCGGATCATCGAAACCTCGCTTGGCTATTTCCTCTCGCCGCTGTGCTACGTCGCGCTCGGTCGCGTGCTGCTGCGCGAACGGCTGCGCAGTCTCCAGTGGGTCGCCATCATCCTCGCCACCCTCGGGGTCGCGCTGCTGCTGCTCCGGCTCGATCATGCTCCGTGGATCGCATTCCTGCTGGCGGGCACCTGGTCGTTCTACGGCATCCTGAAAAAGAAGTCCGCGCTCGGCTCGCTCCAGGGGCTCACCGTCGAGACGCTGCTGCTGTTTCCCTTCGCCGCCGCATGGCTCCTCTGGCTCGCGGCCCGCGACGGCGGCGTGTTCGGCCACGCCGCGGCCTCGCTGCACGTGCTCGCCATCGGCTCGGGCCTAGTCACGGCGGTGCCCCTGCTCATGTTCGCCTGGGGCGCCCAGCGCCTGCGCTTCACCACCATCGGCCTGCTGCAATACCTGGGCCCGACCTTGCAGTTCCTCATCGGCCTGCTCGTTTATCACGAACCGCTGGGCGCGCCGCAGCTTCGGGCGTTCGTGTTCATCTGGGCCGGGCTGCTCCTTTACACCGCCGACGGATTTCTCGCGGGACGCGCCCGCCAGCCCGCGCCGGACGCAAGTTTTTGA
- the frr gene encoding ribosome recycling factor, translated as MSNPSITEMQAKMKKAFEFTLHEFSSIHTGKASPTMVEGVMVEAYGSMMRLKECAAISTPDARMILIQPWDKGITQAIAKAIQTANLGLNPAVDGANVRVPLPELSRERRQEFVKVANRMAEEGRVQVRNIRRDTLDALKKAQKTGAVSEDELKRLEKEVQAATDKTIKDIGDHLAKKEKELTTV; from the coding sequence ATGTCCAATCCCTCCATCACCGAAATGCAGGCAAAGATGAAAAAAGCCTTTGAGTTCACCCTGCACGAATTCAGTTCCATCCACACCGGCAAGGCGTCCCCGACCATGGTCGAAGGCGTCATGGTTGAAGCCTACGGCTCCATGATGCGCCTCAAGGAATGCGCCGCGATCTCCACGCCCGACGCGCGCATGATTCTCATCCAGCCCTGGGACAAAGGCATCACGCAGGCGATTGCGAAGGCGATTCAAACGGCGAACCTCGGGCTGAATCCCGCCGTTGACGGCGCCAATGTCCGCGTGCCGCTTCCCGAACTCAGCCGCGAACGCCGCCAGGAATTTGTGAAGGTCGCCAACCGCATGGCCGAGGAAGGCCGCGTGCAGGTTCGCAACATTCGTCGCGACACCCTCGACGCCCTCAAAAAAGCGCAAAAAACCGGGGCCGTTTCGGAAGACGAACTCAAGCGCCTGGAAAAAGAGGTGCAGGCGGCCACTGACAAAACCATCAAGGACATCGGCGACCACCTCGCAAAAAAGGAAAAGGAACTCACCACCGTCTGA
- the pyrH gene encoding UMP kinase, with product MQPPEPAGAPAIKYKRIVLKLSGEVLRSKSSGDPIDRLTLERVCTQVKEIHELGIQIGVVIGGGNIFRGLAGEKRGVERTTGDYMGMLATVINSLALMDSLEKMGVVTRVQSAIPMNQIAEPFILRRAIRHLEKGRVVIFAAGTGNPYFSTDTTAALRASEMHADIIMKATKVDGIYDKDPKKYPDAVKYEEITFIDALRQRLNVMDSTAFSLCLDNNVPILVFDLNDEHAISRAVHGEKVGTLVHG from the coding sequence ATGCAACCTCCCGAACCCGCCGGCGCCCCGGCGATCAAATACAAACGCATTGTCCTCAAACTCAGCGGCGAAGTCCTTCGCAGCAAATCCTCCGGGGACCCCATTGATCGCCTCACCCTCGAGCGTGTCTGCACCCAAGTTAAGGAAATCCACGAACTCGGCATCCAAATCGGCGTCGTGATCGGCGGCGGCAATATCTTTCGCGGACTCGCCGGGGAAAAACGCGGCGTCGAGCGCACCACGGGGGATTACATGGGCATGCTCGCCACGGTCATCAACTCGCTCGCCCTCATGGATTCCCTTGAAAAGATGGGGGTCGTCACCCGCGTGCAAAGCGCCATCCCCATGAACCAGATCGCGGAGCCCTTCATCCTCCGCCGCGCGATCCGGCATCTCGAAAAAGGCCGCGTCGTCATCTTTGCGGCCGGCACCGGAAACCCCTATTTCTCGACCGACACCACCGCCGCCCTCCGCGCGTCCGAGATGCACGCCGACATCATCATGAAGGCGACCAAGGTGGACGGCATTTATGACAAGGACCCGAAAAAATACCCCGACGCCGTCAAATACGAAGAAATCACCTTCATCGACGCGCTCAGGCAGCGCCTCAACGTGATGGATTCCACCGCCTTCTCCCTCTGCCTCGACAACAATGTCCCCATCCTCGTGTTTGACCTCAACGACGAGCACGCCATCAGCCGCGCCGTCCACGGCGAAAAAGTGGGCACGCTCGTGCATGGATAG
- a CDS encoding tetratricopeptide repeat protein yields the protein MPPASHFQPRRFCHVHGLTFATVALFCAAFVPLSAKPKKDAAPPPSEVVEMEGLTVTDARELPPPEEWSYTTIPGFEVLSNASTRATQRLMRDFVIFRDALGIVWPIQFRDPPPSAIILCGRNNAFEQFLPAATKEDGTPVDIGRASITLINREQGFIVMDLQTKSLDLDPSMIGMESPDAGPASFEIDHYAQLYREYVRYLLSQFGASLPPWFEEGLCQIIMKMDVDKRTIIFGKIDDPDDYPSPRGAGAGAAAAPLLASDDEDSGDSSDPGFIGNVTIDDRDFNIVLRRRALLNFKDFFGVKADSPVAQNPLGNNVWAKQCQAFVHMCLFSTGGKYKKPFAEFLTRSAKEPVTPELFRECFGKTYNRFLVELRGYISFTSYTAQQVTITSGPPLLADPPEMRVASEGVSARIKGDALMIAGKPQAALNTLRAASIRGDQTAPLLASLGIAAHAAGEDTRARKALEAAVADQTTRGRAYTTLARIHLSEAQGELSPSQLSSILQLLFEARKIRPTLPDTYELIAEAWTRSSASPKDEHLAVLVEGIKRFPRDVELVYQTAELATRIANYDGARSLIAHGLKITTDTPVRERFAKLQSTLPSPSMPAEAPPSAVEPSPVNTGMPASAPAS from the coding sequence ATGCCCCCGGCATCCCATTTCCAACCACGCCGCTTTTGCCATGTTCATGGCCTGACTTTCGCCACGGTTGCGTTGTTTTGCGCCGCTTTTGTCCCGCTTTCCGCAAAGCCCAAAAAGGACGCCGCTCCCCCACCCTCCGAGGTCGTCGAGATGGAGGGGCTCACCGTCACCGACGCGCGCGAACTCCCGCCCCCTGAAGAATGGAGCTACACGACGATTCCGGGCTTCGAGGTGCTGTCCAACGCGTCCACCCGCGCCACGCAGCGCCTCATGCGCGACTTCGTCATATTTCGCGACGCGCTTGGCATCGTCTGGCCGATTCAGTTCCGCGACCCGCCGCCGTCCGCCATCATCCTTTGCGGACGCAACAACGCCTTCGAGCAATTCCTCCCCGCCGCCACCAAGGAGGATGGCACCCCGGTTGATATCGGCCGCGCCAGCATCACGCTGATCAACCGCGAGCAGGGATTCATCGTCATGGATTTGCAGACCAAAAGCCTCGACCTCGATCCCTCCATGATCGGGATGGAGAGTCCCGACGCCGGTCCGGCCTCGTTTGAAATCGATCACTACGCGCAGCTCTACCGCGAATACGTGCGCTATCTGCTCAGCCAGTTCGGCGCATCGCTGCCGCCCTGGTTCGAGGAGGGGCTTTGCCAGATCATCATGAAAATGGACGTGGACAAGCGCACCATCATCTTCGGCAAAATCGACGACCCCGACGATTATCCCTCTCCGCGCGGCGCCGGCGCGGGCGCGGCAGCGGCTCCGCTGCTCGCCTCCGATGACGAGGACTCCGGCGATTCGTCCGACCCCGGTTTCATCGGCAATGTCACCATCGACGACCGCGACTTCAACATCGTCCTGCGCCGTCGCGCGCTGCTCAATTTCAAGGATTTCTTCGGCGTCAAGGCCGACTCGCCCGTCGCGCAAAATCCCCTCGGCAACAACGTCTGGGCCAAGCAGTGCCAGGCCTTTGTCCACATGTGCCTGTTCAGCACCGGCGGCAAATACAAGAAGCCTTTCGCCGAATTCCTCACCCGCTCCGCGAAGGAGCCGGTCACGCCTGAACTGTTCAGGGAATGCTTCGGCAAAACCTACAACCGCTTCCTCGTCGAACTGCGAGGCTACATCAGTTTCACCTCCTACACCGCGCAGCAGGTCACCATCACCAGCGGCCCGCCGCTGCTTGCCGATCCGCCCGAGATGCGCGTGGCCAGCGAAGGCGTGAGCGCCCGCATCAAAGGCGACGCGCTCATGATCGCCGGCAAGCCCCAGGCAGCCCTCAACACGCTGCGCGCGGCCAGCATCCGGGGCGACCAGACCGCCCCGTTGCTCGCCTCGCTCGGCATCGCGGCCCACGCCGCAGGCGAGGACACCCGCGCGCGCAAGGCGCTTGAAGCCGCCGTCGCGGACCAGACCACCCGCGGACGCGCCTACACCACGCTCGCGCGCATCCACTTGTCCGAGGCCCAGGGCGAGCTCAGCCCCTCGCAACTTTCCTCCATACTCCAGCTCCTGTTTGAGGCCCGCAAAATCCGTCCCACGCTGCCCGACACCTACGAACTCATCGCCGAGGCATGGACGCGCTCCAGCGCCTCGCCCAAGGACGAGCATCTGGCCGTGCTCGTCGAGGGCATCAAGCGCTTCCCGCGCGACGTCGAACTCGTTTACCAGACCGCCGAACTTGCGACCCGCATCGCCAATTACGACGGCGCTCGCTCCCTCATCGCGCACGGACTGAAAATCACGACCGACACCCCCGTCCGGGAACGCTTTGCCAAGCTCCAATCCACGCTTCCGAGCCCGTCCATGCCGGCCGAGGCGCCTCCGTCCGCCGTCGAACCCTCCCCGGTCAACACCGGCATGCCCGCAAGCGCGCCCGCCTCCTAA